A window of the Erpetoichthys calabaricus chromosome 10, fErpCal1.3, whole genome shotgun sequence genome harbors these coding sequences:
- the LOC127529379 gene encoding uncharacterized protein LOC127529379: MALLNVRALTNKTFFINDLISDKKVDFIALSETWLSSDGAAVLIESAPPDYSFTRADRQGKRGGGLANIYSSRLKCKNISFGKFKSFEYLAIVIQGDSHVLVLSVYRPPKSNASFFEEFSDLMSILITNYDTLLIVGDFNFHIDNQCDQKVKEFMNLLDSFDLRQLINQPTHKAGHTLDLVITKGLKVDIKQVIDIDLSDHFLLLFNIEIMIENTHEKHIVKKRFFDSSAALKLSNILTNQSVYSANYNSEENVNSKVERFNTKVRAAVDLVAPEKTVKKSSSIVIPWKTQRVSDLKRTCRRAERKWRKTKLTIDYEILKVKITQSVLRGAAISLRL; this comes from the coding sequence atggcactattaaatgttagagctttaactaacaagacgttttttatcaacgatcttattagtgataaaaaagtagattttattgcactaagtgaaacgtggcttagctcagatggcgcagctgttttaatcgaatctgcgcctccggattacagttttactcgtgctgatcgccaaggaaagagaggtggaggactagcaaacatttactcaagtaggttaaaatgtaaaaatatcagttttggtaagttcaagtcttttgagtatctcgccattgttattcagggagattctcacgttctagtattatccgtgtatagacctccaaaatccaacgcgtctttctttgaggaattctctgacttgatgtcaatcttaattacgaactatgacacactcttaatagtcggcgactttaattttcatatagataatcaatgtgaccagaaagtaaaagaatttatgaacctcctggactcttttgatttgagacagctcattaatcagcctacacataaagcaggtcatacgttagacttagtaattactaaaggactaaaagttgatataaagcaggtcattgatattgatctatcagaccattttcttctactctttaatatagaaataatgatagaaaacactcatgagaagcatattgttaaaaaacgcttctttgactcatcagcagctttaaaactttcaaacattctaaccaatcagtccgtttatagtgccaactataatagcgaggagaatgtaaatagtaaggtggaaagatttaatactaaagtgagggctgctgttgacttagttgcacctgaaaagacagttaaaaaatcttctagcattgttataccttggaagacccaaagagtgtctgatttaaagagaacatgccgtagagctgagcgtaaatggaggaaaactaaactaactattgactatgaaatattaaaagttaaaataacacagtctgtcttgagaggcgctgctatttctctaagattataa